The DNA window TCTTGTAACAGGAATTTCAGCACGTCTGAACCTTTTACGCCTAAACGAATGTGTTGGCGATACATTTGATAAGCTGTCAGTGATTTTAATACGCTAACCCATTGAATATTTTGAAAGGGAGTGAGGCTTAAATTTGCGTCGTCGCCTTGTTTGGGGAGTAAATTTGCCGCCCGCACGTCTAAAATACGGGTAGTCATATCTGCCCGCTCTAAATATAAGCCTGTGCGTAAAAAGCTATAGGCTGCGCCTCGGCTCATAGTGCCTGTGGTTAATCCTGTCAGGAGTTGACAGCCTGTAATCACTTCTTTCAGTACTTCAAAGCGGTTATTTTTGGTAAGCCCTTTTTCTACCCGTGTTTTTACCAATAAGTAGAGGTTGTTCAAATGTTCCCATAAGTCATTTGGGACTATATCGCGTGTGGTGCGCATGTTTTCACGGGCAAAGCTTAAACTACTTAAAATCGAGCTGGGGTTATTGATGTCGCTGATTAAGAACTTGCTAACATTGCGTTCATTGGCTTCTTTGTATTGTTCATAAAACAGGCTTTCGCTGCCTGTGATGGTTAAAAGCGGTTGCCAGCCTGTGGTTAGGCTTTTGGGTAAATCGAGCAATAAATTGCTGGTGACAATCACTAAGCGTGCTGTATCTTCAACTCGTTCAATGTAACGCCCTGACCAGTAAACCGTATTTGCAACTCTGGATAACATTTATTTACCCTCCATATCAACAATCCAAGTATCTTTACTCCCGCCCCCTTGTGAAGAGTTCACAACCAACGACCCTTTGCGTAAAGCAACCCGTGTGAGTCCGCCTGTGGTGACATAGGTCGTATTGCTGGAGAGTATAAACGGGCGCAGGTCAACGTGGCGCGGTTCAATTTGGTTATCACCGCATAATGTCGGCGTGGTGGATAAACTCAGCGCGGGTTGTGCGATGTAATTGCGGGGGTCTTTTTTCACATATTCGGCAAATTGTTTGCGTTCTTTTGCGGTGGAGTGAGGGCCAACCAACATGCCATAGCCACCTGATTCATTAGCAGGTTTAACAACGAGCTTTTCTAAGTTGGCAAGAACGTAGTTGAGTTGTTTGCTTTCCATACAGCGGTAGGTTTCAACATTGGGAATAATTGGGTCTTCATCTAAGTAGTATTTGATGATGTCAGGAACGTAAGAGTAAACCACTTTGTCATCAGCTACGCCTGCACCTGGTGCGTTTGCTAAGGCAACATTGCCTTTTTTCCATGCACGCAGGAGTCCTTTAACGCCTAAAATCGAGTCGGGGTTAAAGGCTTCTGGGTCTAAGAATACGTCATCAATGCGACGGTAAATAACGTCAACCCGTTTTAAGCCTTCGATATTGCGCATATAAACACAGTCATCATCACCGACGACTAAGTCAGTGCCTTCTACTAATTCCGCGCCCATATTTTGTGCTAAATAGGCGTGTTCAAAATAGGCAGAGTTATAAATACCAGGGGTTAAAACGACGACTTGTGGGTAATCTAACGGGCGCGGAGAAATCGACGCGAGCATGTCGTACAATTTTGAAGGGTAATCGTCAACAGGAAGAATAGTCTGATTTTCAAATAATTCTGGCAATATCCGTTTCATCACAGAGCGATTTTCGAGCATGTAGGAAACGCCTGAAGGAACGCGCAAATTATCTTCTAAAACGTACATTGTGCCGTCTTTGTCGCGGACTAAATCGCTACCACAAATATGCGCCCAAATGTTAAGCGGT is part of the Beggiatoa alba B18LD genome and encodes:
- a CDS encoding alpha-E domain-containing protein, producing the protein MLSRVANTVYWSGRYIERVEDTARLVIVTSNLLLDLPKSLTTGWQPLLTITGSESLFYEQYKEANERNVSKFLISDINNPSSILSSLSFARENMRTTRDIVPNDLWEHLNNLYLLVKTRVEKGLTKNNRFEVLKEVITGCQLLTGLTTGTMSRGAAYSFLRTGLYLERADMTTRILDVRAANLLPKQGDDANLSLTPFQNIQWVSVLKSLTAYQMYRQHIRLGVKGSDVLKFLLQDEQFPRAVRYCLRMVESYLTNLPKNDMPLRTLARLQRQVQSADVYTLAHSGLHEFIDELQIGLAGVHDQISTTYFGVTPSIGQTQSQVA
- a CDS encoding circularly permuted type 2 ATP-grasp protein gives rise to the protein MSINWSTYQTQHFYDELIDHKGIPRHAAAELCKYLSSLTEDDIKERKNAGELAIIVMGITFTVYFEGTTIDRAWPFDLIPRIIPKQEWDKTEAGLKQRVTALNMFIDDLYHKQKIIKDKRFPAELLKNSKNFREQCVGVTPPLNIWAHICGSDLVRDKDGTMYVLEDNLRVPSGVSYMLENRSVMKRILPELFENQTILPVDDYPSKLYDMLASISPRPLDYPQVVVLTPGIYNSAYFEHAYLAQNMGAELVEGTDLVVGDDDCVYMRNIEGLKRVDVIYRRIDDVFLDPEAFNPDSILGVKGLLRAWKKGNVALANAPGAGVADDKVVYSYVPDIIKYYLDEDPIIPNVETYRCMESKQLNYVLANLEKLVVKPANESGGYGMLVGPHSTAKERKQFAEYVKKDPRNYIAQPALSLSTTPTLCGDNQIEPRHVDLRPFILSSNTTYVTTGGLTRVALRKGSLVVNSSQGGGSKDTWIVDMEGK